Proteins encoded together in one Streptomyces sp. NBC_01216 window:
- a CDS encoding MmyB family transcriptional regulator produces MSILAAPGTPGTPGTPRAHGSRGDSGTETDVRRHELAGFLRSRRERITPEQVGLPRGRRRRTPGLRREEVAQLSAVGVTWYTWLEQARHIQVSPQVLDALARALLLDATERTHLFALAGTADPAPGGFCPTVTPALRRMLDQLEPLPACIQNSRYDILAYNRTYGRLLCDLDAMPREDRNCIWLCFTDEDWARALSALPDVKQTMAAKFRASMAEHLAEPAWKALLQRLRAASPEFREIWERHEVAGQAGRVKHILNSRVGMLRLEHADLWLGPATGPRLVTYVPVDEMSRAGLERLHESAVREEAFGAAALRSERAPTEWVAEQSPVAAALTVP; encoded by the coding sequence ATGAGCATCCTGGCGGCCCCCGGCACCCCCGGCACCCCCGGCACCCCGCGCGCCCACGGCTCCCGCGGCGACTCCGGCACCGAGACCGACGTCCGGCGGCACGAACTGGCCGGCTTCCTGCGCAGTCGCCGGGAGCGGATCACCCCCGAGCAGGTCGGCCTGCCGCGAGGCCGCCGGCGCCGTACCCCCGGGCTGCGCCGCGAGGAGGTCGCGCAGCTCTCGGCCGTCGGCGTCACCTGGTACACCTGGCTGGAGCAGGCGCGGCACATCCAGGTGTCCCCGCAGGTGCTGGACGCCCTCGCCCGTGCCCTGTTGCTCGACGCGACCGAACGGACCCATCTCTTCGCCCTCGCGGGCACCGCCGACCCCGCTCCGGGAGGGTTCTGTCCCACGGTGACCCCGGCGCTGCGACGGATGCTGGACCAGCTGGAGCCCCTGCCCGCCTGCATCCAGAACAGCCGCTACGACATCCTGGCCTACAACCGCACCTACGGGCGGCTGCTGTGCGACCTGGACGCGATGCCCCGTGAGGACCGCAACTGCATCTGGCTCTGCTTCACGGACGAGGACTGGGCGCGGGCCCTGTCCGCGCTCCCGGACGTCAAGCAGACGATGGCCGCGAAGTTCCGCGCCTCGATGGCCGAGCACCTGGCCGAACCCGCCTGGAAGGCGCTGCTCCAGCGCCTCCGGGCGGCCTCGCCGGAGTTCCGGGAGATCTGGGAGCGGCACGAGGTGGCGGGGCAGGCGGGCCGGGTCAAGCACATCCTCAACTCCCGGGTCGGCATGCTCCGGCTGGAGCACGCCGACCTGTGGCTGGGCCCGGCCACAGGCCCCCGTCTGGTGACCTACGTCCCGGTGGACGAGATGTCCCGGGCCGGCCTCGAACGACTCCACGAGTCCGCCGTCCGTGAGGAGGCGTTCGGGGCGGCGGCGCTCCGGTCGGAGCGTGCGCCGACGGAGTGGGTGGCGGAGCAGAGCCCGGTGGCGGCGGCGCTCACGGTGCCGTGA